In Erpetoichthys calabaricus chromosome 6, fErpCal1.3, whole genome shotgun sequence, one genomic interval encodes:
- the LOC114653589 gene encoding proproteinase E-like, with protein MMRLGLVLLLVAAAHGCGNPTYSPNARVVNGEDAKPYSWPWQISLQYESAGTYRHTCGGTLIAPNWVMTAGHCISASRTYRVVLEEYDLSVTENNEQIISVAKIVVHPLWNSNCVACGNDIALIKLSRSATLNDKVMVACLPEADALLPDNYPCYISGWGRLYTNGPLAGKLQQALLPVVSYERCSQRDWWSSSVKKTMVCAGGDIKSGCNGDSGGPLICKHSDGLWYVHGVTSFVSSLGCNTVKKPTVFTRVSSFIPWIEDTMARN; from the exons ATGATGAGACTGGGTCTAGTGCTTCTACTGGTAGCAGCTG CTCATGGCTGTGGAAATCCTACTTACAGTCCCAATGCCAGAGTAGTAAATGGAGAGGATGCCAAACCATACAGCTGGCCATGGCAG ATTTCCCTTCAGTATGAGAGCGCTGGCACCTACAGGCACACCTGTGGAGGCACTCTGATCGCTCCAAACTGGGTCATGACCGCAGGACACTGTATATC AGCATCCAGAACCTACCGTGTAGTTCTTGAGGAATATGACTTATCTGTAACCGAGAACAATGAGCAGATCATCAGTGTTGCTAAAATTGTTGTGCATCCTCTCTGGAACAGTAATTGTGTGGCTTGTGG aaatGATATTGCTTTGATTAAGTTGTCAAGAAGTGCTACCCTTAATGACAAGGTCATGGTTGCCTGTCTTCCCGAAGCCGATGCCTTATTGCCAGACAACTATCCCTGCTACATCAGTGGCTGGGGCCGACTTTACA CCAATGGGCCACTGGCAGGCAAACTACAGCAGGCACTTTTGCCAGTGGTGAGCTATGAGAGATGTAGTCAAAGAGACTGGTGGAGTTCAAGTGTCAAGAAGACCATGGTCTGTGCTGGAGGAGACATCAAGTCAGGGTGCAAT GGTGATTCTGGTGGACCTTTGATCTGTAAACACAGTGATGGCCTTTGGTATGTCCATGGTGTGACCAGCTTTGTTTCATCACTTGGATGCAATACTGTGAAGAAACCAACAGTTTTCACACGTGTATCTTCCTTTATTCCTTGGATTGAAGAT aCAATGGCAAGGAACTGA